In Elaeis guineensis isolate ETL-2024a chromosome 1, EG11, whole genome shotgun sequence, a genomic segment contains:
- the LOC105034516 gene encoding CO(2)-response secreted protease, which yields MANHLQFVFFILASFVLCVKSNQVPESYVVYMGSIKEETNPEAIQADHLQMLSSIIPSEEKERVSLIQSYHHALQGFTAMLTEKEATLLSGHDGVLSVFRDRILQLHTTRSWDFLEKESGLRSERLKQRASSDIIIGIVDTGIWPESPSFSDAGMGKIPSRWKGICMEGSDFKKSNCNRKLIGARFYNNPPDSIQSPSNSSHIYGITSFGSPRDSVGHGTHTSSTAAGSTVMNAGYYGLAQGVAKGGSPSSRLAMYKACSLGGCASSAVLKAIDDAIYDGVDIISISIGMSSAFQSDFLSDPIAIGAFHANKRGILVVCSGGNDGPDPFTVVNSAPWILTVAASSIDRSFQSSIVLGNGIALKGSAINFSNLSRSESFPLIFGGDAAAESTPVSEASNCYPGSLDTEKAAGKIIICVDSDPTVTRRVKKLVAEGAQAEGLVLIDEAEKGVPFDSGSYPFSQVGNDAGVQILKYINYTKKPTAVILPTEDVEGFKPAPVVAYFSARGPGGLTEAILKPDLMAPGVGIVAASIPTVDIGDIPAGKKPSNFAIKSGTSMACPHVAGAAAFIKSAHPRWSPSMIRSALMTTATTTNNLGKPLTAHSGANASYLDMGAGEVSPLRALSPGLVFETTTEDYLYFLCYYGYKDQVVRSLSGNNFSCPGNQPSPDLISSLNYPSISIARLDSKQAGRTVSRTVTNVGPANSTYFATVDAPSGFMVKVSPEKLVFTRRWMKASYEVTFHVKDATKGYGFGSVTWSDGAHSVRTVFAVHVV from the exons ATGGCCAACCACTTGCAGTTCGTCTTCTTCATCTTGGCCTCGTTTGTTCTGTGTGTCAAATCAAATCAGGTTCCAGAG TCTTATGTGGTGTACATGGGGAGCATTAAGGAAGAAACAAATCCAGAAGCCATACAAGCAGATCACTTGCAAATGCTATCGTCCATCATTCCAAG TGAGGAGAAAGAAAGAGTATCACTAATACAAAGCTATCATCATGCACTCCAGGGATTCACAGCCATGCTAACTGAAAAAGAAGCTACTCTATTATCTG GCCATGATGGAGTGTTATCAGTGTTCCGGGATCGAATTCTTCAACTCCATACTACACGTTCTTGGGATTTCCTAGAAAAGGAATCAGGTCTCCGATCTGAGCGACTGAAGCAGAGAGCTTCAAGTGATATTATAATCGGCATTGTCGACACGG GGATTTGGCCAGAATCACCCAGTTTCAGTGATGCAGGAATGGGGAAAATCCCTTCTAGGTGGAAGGGGATCTGTATGGAAGGATCTGACTTTAAAAAATCCAACTGTAACAG GAAGCTTATAGGGGCAAGATTCTACAACAACCCACCTGATTCAATACAATCACCATCCAACAGCTCCCACATCTATGGTATAACTTCCTTCGGATCTCCAAGGGATTCTGTAGGCCATGGGACACATACATCATCCACTGCTGCAGGCTCAACAGTAATGAACGCTGGCTATTATGGCCTTGCACAAGGAGTAGCCAAGGGTGGTTCTCCTTCTAGTAGGCTTGCAATGTACAAGGCATGCTCGCTGGGAGGATGTGCTAGCTCTGCTGTGCTAAAAGCCATCGACGATGCCATTTACGATGGAGTTGATATAATCTCAATATCCATAGGAATGAGCTCTGCATTCCAGTCGGACTTCCTGAGTGATCCCATAGCCATTGGTGCCTTCCATGCTAATAAGAGGGGAATTTTGGTTGTTTGTTCTGGTGGGAACGATGGACCAGATCCTTTTACTGTGGTCAATTCAGCTCCGTGGATCCTCACTGTCGCAGCTTCTAGCATCGATAGAAGTTTCCAGTCCAGCATTGTTCTTGGCAATGGAATTGCTCTGAAA GGATCTGCCATAAACTTTTCCAACCTCAGTCGATCAGAATCATTTCCACTCATCTTCGGTGGGGATGCAGCGGCGGAGTCCACTCCAGTATCAGAAGCAAG CAATTGCTATCCTGGATCATTGGACACTGAAAAGGCTGCTGGAAAGATAATCATATGCGTTGACAGTGATCCGACCGTGACGAGGCGAGTAAAGAAGTTGGTAGCTGAAGGGGCTCAAGCTGAGGGTTTGGTCCTAATTGATGAAGCTGAGAAAGGGGTGCCATTTGATTCTGGTAGCTACCCTTTCTCACAAGTTGGGAATGACGCCGGAGTTCAGATACTTAAGTACATAAACTATACCAA GAAGCCAACGGCTGTCATTCTTCCAACAGAGGATGTTGAGGGGTTTAAACCAGCACCAGTTGTCGCATACTTCTCAGCCAGAGGTCCTGGAGGGCTCACAGAAGCCATTCTAAAG CCTGATCTGATGGCTCCTGGAGTCGGCATCGTTGCAGCATCCATTCCCACCGTTGACATTGGAGACATTCCTGCTGGAAAGAAGCCATCAAACTTTGCCATCAAGTCGGGAACCTCGATGGCTTGCCCTCATGTTGCCGGTGCTGCGGCTTTCATAAAATCAGCCCATCCAAGATGGTCTCCTTCCATGATAAGATCAGCACTTATGACAACAG CGACTACAACCAACAATCTTGGAAAGCCACTGACAGCCCACTCAGGAGCCAACGCAAGTTATCTTGACATGGGGGCAGGAGAAGTAAGCCCACTAAGAGCGCTGAGCCCAGGCCTGGTCTTTGAGACCACAACAGAAGACTACTTGTATTTCCTCTGCTACTATGGCTACAAAGATCAAGTCGTAAGGTCTCTCTCCGGCAACAATTTTAGCTGCCCAGGTAACCAGCCCTCAccagacctcatctccagccTCAACTACCCTTCCATCTCCATTGCCAGGCTCGACAGCAAACAAGCAGGGAGGACAGTCAGTAGGACCGTAACCAATGTTGGACCAGCAAATTCCACATACTTTGCTACTGTCGATGCACCAAGTGGATTCATGGTCAAGGTCTCACCTGAGAAGTTGGTTTTCACTAGGAGATGGATGAAGGCTTCCTATGAGGTCACTTTTCATGTTAAGGATGCAACCAAGGGATACGGATTTGGATCTGTGACATGGTCTGATGGAGCACACTCAGTTCGAACAGTTTTTGCTGTCCATGTTGTGTGA